CCCGCGTCACCTCCAGCGCGTCCCGCTGCAGCCGCCGCGCCAGCCGCCCGATCGCCGCCGCCGGAGCAGGATGCGGAGCCGGGTCGTCGACCAGGTCGCTCGCCCACATCGGCACCTCGACCACCGCGGTCAGCCCGCCGTAGCGATGGGCGTGGTACCAGGTGCTGTGCCGCGCGTCGTCCGGCAGGCTCGGATACGCCGGCCCGATCCCCGGCGCGGGCATCACATGCACGCCCGGCCCGGACGCGGGCCAGCCCGCGGCGTCCGACGCGCCGGTCTCCACCGGGATGTGCAGCTCGGCCGCGGACTTCACGAACGGTTCGGCGAGCCCCGGCACGTCCTTGGTCAACTGCACCCAGCTGCCCCCCAGATCCGTGCCGTGCAGGGTCACCTGGAGGTAGGGCCGCAGCTCGTCGATGACGCCGGTCAGGGCCCGGGTCTCGGGCGGCAGCCGGTCCGGCGGCAGCACGGACGGCGCCCACTCGGGCTGCTCCGGGCCCGCGGGCCGGAAGAAGCCGAGGTGGTAGTCGAAGAGGCTGCGCGGCGCCGGCGTCACGTGCAGGCTCGCCCCGTCGGGGTCCGCGCACAGCAGGAAGTGCCAGGAGATGCCGTCGCGCAACTCCCGCTGTTCCAGGACCCGCCGGGCGACCGCGAGCAGGGTGCAGGAGCCGGTCGGCTCGTTGGCGTGGGCGCCGGCGACCACCAGTACGGCGCGGCGAGCGCGGCCCACGGACAGCAGGTGCAGGGGTCTGCCCGCGCGCGAGGCACCCACCTGCCGCAGGGTGCACACGCCGGGGCGCTGAGCGGTCAACGCCCGGGCAGCAGCGACCTGTTCGGTCACCGTCGGGTAGCGCAGCTCCGGCAGGACACTCACCCCCGTCACATCCGCCCGAGTTCGCCATCGCAGTACCCCACGGCCATGGTGCGGTGTCAAGGGCGCGGCGGGGGAGGCTCCAGGGGGCGCCCGGAAGCACTGCCGGCCGGCGCGCCGTCACTGCTGGTGCAGCCCCCGCCCCGCCAGGGTCAGGAACGCCTCACCGACCGCCTCGGCCAGGGTCGGTGCGGGTGGATGTGCCGGGCCACGTCCGACGGCTCGGCCTCCCAGCCGACGATCGGCAGGCCATCGGCGACCATCCCCGAACCGTGCGGCCCCACCAGCAGATCGGGCCCGGCACCGCCGATGCCGCCGCCGGCCCGGCACCGGCCGACCCGCCGGGCATCGTCGAACCGGTGGGCCGGGAGGACATCGTCCTCGTGGTGGACTGCCCCGAGGACGGCCCCGCGGTCGCCTGAAGTCAGTCACCCACCCTCTCCAGCAACGCCACCGGCAGCCCCGCGAACAGTTCCGCCACGCGTGCGTGCCCTGTGAACTCCCGCCCCGGCTCCAGCACGTCCGCCCAGCGGCCCGGCGGCAGCGGCAGCCGCGTGTCCCGCCAGCCGCCCGCCTCCGCGAGCCGCAGGGACAGGCGTGTCACGGCCGTCAGCACCTCGCCGGAGCGGACGAACGCCAGGCAGTGCGCCGCCGCCGGTCCCTCGGCCGGCAGCGCCATGTACGTCGCCGTGTCGCCGAAGGCGCCGGGCCGCCGGGCCCGCAGCCCCAGCGCCGCCCGCGTCACCGCCGCCTTCTCCCCGGACGTGCCGCCGGACTCCGCGGGCGGGAAGTCCACCGCCCGCCGGTTGTCCGGGTCGACGAGCGCCCGGTACTCGGCCTCCGTGCCCTGGTACACGTCCGGGACGCCCGGCATCGTGAGATGCACCAGGGCCGTGCCCAGCACGTTGGCCCGGATGTGCGGCGCCAGCGACTCCCGGAACGCGGCGACCCGCTCGCCCGGCGCCCCGCACGGCCCGGCCGCCACGAACCGTTCCACCGCCTCCTCGTACGGTGGCTCCTGCTCGGTCCAGCTCGTGTACAGGCCCGCCTCCCGCACGTGCTTCAGCAGCGCCCCCTGCACCCGCTCCCGTGCCCCGGACGCCGGGCCGAGCCCGAACACCGTCTGCCAGGCCGCCCACGCCAGCTGCGCGTCCGGCACGCCCTCCCCGGTGCGGGTCACCTCCGCGAGGACGTCCGCCCAGCGGTCCGGGCACTCGGTGAGTACGTGCAGCGCCGCCCGGACGTCGGCACTGCGCTTGGTGTCGTGCGTGGTGGCCACCGTCCCGGAGACCGGCCAGTCGCGCTGCACGCGCGCGCAGTACGCGTGGAACTCCTCCGGCGACAGCGCGGGAGCGCCCGGATTGCCGCCCACCTCGGTCGCCGACAGCAGTGGCACGTACCGGTAGAACGCCGTGTCCTCCACGGACTTCGCCCGCAAAGCCGACGAGGTCTGCGCGAACCGCGTCCGGAACTCCACCTGCGCGGGCCCGTCCCCGTACCGGCCCAGCACCAGGTCCCGCACGACGTCCACCGCCCCGGCCTCCTCGGGCACGGCGAAGGCGTGCCGGGCCTCGGCCGCGGCCTCCGCGGTGACCACGGACGCGGCGTCGGCGGACTCGTAGGGCCGGTAGACCTCCATCCGTACGAGAAGCTCCTGGAGGGCGGTGCGCAGCGCCCAGGGCGCGCGGTCGCGCAACGCCGGCTCCGGCGAGGTCGCGCACAGCCGGGCCGCCACCCTCGTCAGCCGTTCGGTCTCGGTGGCCAGCTCGTGCGTGAGGACCTTGTACGCCGCCCGCCGCACCGTCGCCTCCCACTGCCCGCCCCGGTCCGTCTGCGGGGCCGCGAAGCGCCGGTACCGGCCCAGCAGGTCCCCGAACCCGGCCGGGTCCGTGAAGGCCCCGTCCACGTGCCGCAGGGCGTCGTAGCCGGTGGTCCCGGCGACGGGCCAGGACGCGGGGAGGTGCTCGCCGTCGGCCAGGATCTTCTCCACGACCGTCCAGCGGCCCCCGGTCGCCTCGTGCAGCCGCCGGAGGTAGCCGTCGGGGTCGGCGAGCCCGTCGGGGTGGTCGATGCGCAGCCCGTCGATCACGCCCTCGTGCAGCAGCTCGAGGATCTTGTCGTGGGTGGCCTCGAACACCTCCGGGTCCTCCACCCGGACCCCGATGAGTTCCGAGATGCTGAAGAACCGCCGGTAGTTGAGCTCGGTCCGGGCCAGCCGCCACCACACCGGGCGGTACCACTGCGCGTCCAGCAGGTGCGGCAGCGGCAGGTCCTCGGTGCCCTCGCGCAGCGGGAGGGCGTGGTCGTAGTAGCGCAGCACGTCACCGTCGACGCGCAGCTCGCCCAGCACCTCGCCCAGCGGTCCGCCGAGGACCGGCAGCAGCACCTGCCCGTCCTGCGCCTCCCAGTCGATGTCGAACCACCGCGCGTACGGCGATTTCGGGCCCTCGCGCAGCACCTCCCACAGCGCTCGGTTGTGGCGCGGGGCCATGGCCATGTGGTTCGGGACGATGTCCACCACCAGGCCGAGGCCGTGCTCGCGCGCGGTGCGCGCCAGTGCCCGCAGCCCCTCCTCGCCGCCCAGCTCTTCGCGCACGCGCGCGTGGTCGACGACGTCGTAGCCGTGGGTCGAGCCCGGCACCGCCTCCAGGACGGGGGACAGGTGCAGGTGCGAGACGCCGAGCGAGGCCAGGTACGGCACGACGGCCGCGGCTGCTCCGAACGGGAACTCGGGCTGCAGCTGCAGCCGGTACGTGGCCGTGGGCACCACCGGGTCAAGTCGCTCAGGTGTCATGGAACGTACGTACCCGCCCCGCCGCCGTTCGTGTCATCGCCCGCGCCAGGTGCGCCGCGCGTCGCCCGGACGAGTGGCTTCCGGGCGACGCGCCCGCGCTGGGCGGTCAGACGGGCCGCTGGAGCACCGTCATGCTCCGGTCCGTCAGGGTCAGCCGGTCCCCGGCCTGCACCTTCGGGCCGGTGGCCGAGGGCGCACCCTCCGGGAGCGCCGTGTCGACCACGACCTCCCACTGCCGCCCGTGATTGACCGGAACCACGAACTCCAGCGTCTTCGGCGAGGCGTTGAACATCAGCAGGAACGAGTCGTCGGTGATGCGTTCCCCGCGGGCGTCCGGCTCGGAGATCGCGTTGCCGTTGAGGAACACCGTCAGCGCGCCCGCCTGCGCCGAGTCCCAGTCCCGCTGGGTCATCTCCCGGCCGTCCGGGGTGAACCAGGCGATGTCGGACAGGTCGTCGTGCGTGCCCTCCACGGGCCGGCCGTGGAAGAAGCGCCGGCGGCGGAAGACCGGGTGGTTGCGGCGCAGCCACACCATCGCGCGCGTGAAGGCCAGCAGCTCCCTGCTGAGGCTCCCCTCGGCGTCCTCTCCCTCCTCGGGCCACTCGACCCAGGCGAGCTCGTTGTCCTGGCAGTAGGCGTTGTTGTTGCCGCCCTGGGTGCGGGCGAACTCGTCGCCGTGGCTGATCATGGGCACGCCCTGGGACAGCATCAGCGTCGCGATGAAGTTCCGCATCTGCCGGGCCCGCAGCCGCAGTACGTCAGGGTCGTCGGTCTCGCCCTCGGCCCCGCAGTTCCAGGACCGGTTGTGGCTCTCGCCGTCCCGGTTGTCCTCGCCGTTGGCCTCGTTGTGCTTGTCGTTGTAGGCCACCAGGTCGTGCAGGGGGAAGCCGTCGTGGCAGGTCACGAAGTTGATCGAGGCCAGCGGGCGGCGCCCGTCGTCCTGGTACAGGTCGGACGAGCCGGTCAGCCGCGAGGCGAACTCCGCGAGCGTGCGCTGCTCGCCCCGCCACAGGTCCCGCACGGTGTCCCGGTACTTGCCGTTCCACTCGGTCCACAGCGGCGGGAAGTTGCCCACCTGGTAGCCGCCCTCGCCCACGTCCCACGGCTCGGCGATCAGCTTCACCTGGGAGACGACGGGGTCCTGCTGCACCAGGTCGAAGAACGACGACAGCCGGTCCACCTCGTGGAACTGCCGGGCCAGTGTCGCCGCCAGGTCGAAGCGGAACCCGTCCACGTGCATGTCCGTGACCCAGTACCGTAGCGAGTCCATGATCAGCTGGAGCACGTGCGGGGACCGCATGAGCAGGGAGTTTCCCGTCCCTGTCGTGTCCATGTAGTAGCGGGGGTCCTCCGTCAGCCGGTAGTAGCGCGAGTTGTCCAGGCCCTTGAAGGACAAGGTCGGGCCCATGTGGTTGCCCTCGGCGGTGTGGTTGTAGACCACGTCGAGGATCACCTCGATCCCGGCCTCGTGCAGCGCCTTGACCGCCGACTTGAACTCCAGCACCTGCTGGCCCCGGTCGCCCCAGGACGCGTAGGCGTTGTGCGGGGCGAAGAAGCCGATGGTGTTGTAGCCCCAGTAGTTGTTCAGGCCCATGTCGACCAGGCGGTGATCGTTCACGAACTGGTGTACGGGCATCAGCTCCAGGGCGGTCACCCCGAGCTCGGTGAGGTGTTCGATGATCGCCGGGTGCGCGAGGGCCGCGTACGTGCCGCGCAGCTCCTCGGGCAGGCCCGGGTGCCGCATGGTGAGGCCCTTGACATGGGCCTCGTAGATCACCGTGTGGTGGTATTCCGTGCGCGGGCGCCGGTCGTCGCCCCAGTCGAAGTAGGGGTTGACCACGACCGACGTCATCGTGTGCGGCGCCGAGTCCAGATCGTTGCGCCGGTCGGGATCGTCGAAGTGGTAGCCGTAGACCTCCTCGCCCCAGCTGATCGAACCGCTGATCGCACGCGCGTACGGGTCGAGCAGCAGCTTCGCGGAGTTGCAGCGCAGCCCGCGCTCCGGGGCGTACGGACCGTGCACCCGGAACCCGTACCGCTGTCCCGGCATGATGCCCGGCACATACGCGTGCCGCACGAACGCGTCGCTCTCCCGGAGCTCGATCGCCGTCTCCGAGCCGTCGTCGTGCAGCAGACACAGCTCTACTCGGTCCGCGGCCTCCGTGAAGACCGCGAAGTTGGTACCGGCGCCGTCGTACGTGGCACCGAGTGGATACGCCTCGCCAGGCCAGACCTGCATGGATACGACTCTTTCAGGTGTGCGGCGCCGGTGGGGACGCCTTGGTCCCGAGTCTCCCCGAAAGTGAGGGAACCTCCTATGACTTATCTCCCTCTAACCGAGTGACCAGTGCATACGCGGTATGCCGAACTCTTGGGGCCAACACATACTCCCGGGGCTGTTGGGGGAGTAGGGGGAAGACGTGCGCAACATAGTGCACCGCCACCTGGGCAAGATGGTGGCCGGTACGACCATCGCGGTGGCCGGGACCGCCGTCATGGTGGCGGTGACCCTGCCGGGCACGGCGGGGGCGGACGACACCGGGACCCGGGCGGGGCGGTCCGTCCCGCAGGTGGCCGGCGATGCGGCGGCGGGCGGCCGGAGGGCCGTGGCGCCGGGGGTCGTCGAGGCGGCGCCCGCCGAGGGGCAGAAGGGCCAGGGCCGCGATCCGCTGACCGACGACGAGCTGAAGCGGGTCGAGAAGATCGCCCTCAGCCGGCAGCTGTTCCAAAGCAGCGAGAGCGTCGACGGGGAGCGCGGTCCGCAGCGCCTCGGCATCGACCTCGCCGAACCCGAGGCCGACGAGGCGGGCAAGCCGGACGCGCCCCGGCGTGCCGACGTGACGTTCTACGACTACCGGGACGACACCCTCGTCACCCGGACCGTCGATCTCGGCACCGGCAAGGTGGTGGCGACCGGCACCCAGCACGGCGTCCAGCCGCCCCTGAGCCGCGCCGAGAAGGCCGAGGCGGCCGGCCTCCTGGTCGCCGACCCGCTGGGCTCGGGCCTGAAGGCCGACTACCAGGACGCCACCGGCAAGGCGCTCACCTCCCCGGACCAGCTCCAGCTCAGCGGAGCCGTCTACCGGGCCGCGCCGGGCGCCCAGCCCGCCGTGCTCGACCGGTGCGGGGAGCACCGCTGCGTCCGGCTCTTCCCGAAGATCAAGAACGGTCCGTGGGTCGACGCCAGGTCGCTCGTGATCGACCTGAGCGCCCGCAAGGTCGCCCGGCTCGGCCGCTGACCCGCCCTCTTCGCTCACCCCTCCACCCCGGTCCTCCTCGTCAGGGAGTCATCTCGTCATGCGCGTGAACAGCAGCATCAAGGCCCGCACCCGGGTGGCCGCGGGCCTGACCGTGGCCGCGCTGGCCACGGGCGCCACGGCCGGCGCGGGACCGGCCACCGCCCAGCCCAAAGCCGCCCCCGCCGCGCCGCCCGCCGCCGACTGCAGCGCCGCCTACCGCATCGAGCAGAAGCTCTCCTCCGGAACCACCTGGCGGATGTGCTGGCGCTACGACGGCAAGGCCGGCCTGGTGCTGGAGAAGATCTCGTACCAGCCCAAGGGCGAGCCCAAACCGATCAGGGTCCTCAACAGCGCCCGGCTCGGCCAGATCCACGTCCCCTACGACGACGGCAACATCGAGTACGACGACCTCACCGGCTTCGACTTCGCCCAGGGCCTGATGAACCTGGCGCCGAGCGAGTGCCCCGGGGGCACCATCAAGACCGTCAAGGTCCCGGACTCCTGGAACGACGACCCGAACGTCAAGGGCCTGTGCACCACCACCCGCTCCCGCGGCCACGCCTACCGCATGCAGGGCGACACCGCGAACAAGGTCTTCCAGGCCGAGGGCAAGGACCTCCTCGTCTACACGGTCAACCAGGTCGGCTGGTACGAGTACATGACCGAGTGGCGCTTCCAGGACGACGGCGCCATCACCATGAACGTCGGCGCCACCGGCAGCCTGTCCTGGGACGACTACGACGCCGGCGACGGCCGCGGCTGGCCCATCGGCAAGGGCGCGAGCGCCAAGTCCACCAGCCACAGCCACAACGCGTTCTGGCGGCTCGACTTCGCCCTGGACGGTTCCACGAAGAACAGGGTCGAGCAGTACGACTCCACCGTCACCGCCCCGGTCAGGGGCCAGCGCGCCCCCACCACCAAGACCACCCGCACCAAGGTGGGCAAGGAACTCGCCGGGGACAGCAAGAACTACCGCTGGTGGCGCATGGTCAGCGCGACCGGAAAGAACAAGGACGGACACGCGCGCTCCTACGAGATCGTCCCCGGACCCACGACCAAGTACCCGGGCCGCAGCTACACCAAGCACGACGTGTACGTCACGCAGTACAACAAGTGCGAGCTGTTCGCCAGCCACAACCCCGGCAACTGCGCAGCAGGAGCGGGCAAGTCCGTCGACAAGTGGGTGAACGGACAGGCCCTGACCCACCCGGTGGTCTGGATGAACATCGGCTTCCACCACATAGCCCGGGACGAGGACCAGCAGCCCATGCCCGTCCACTGGCAGGGGTTCTCCATCGCCCCGCGCGACGTCACCGCCATGAATCCGCTCACTCCGGCCGAGCTCGGCTGGCAGAACGGGCACTGGCAGCCCCGCGGTTGAGAACCACCCTGCCCATCCGGCTGCACCGCCGACCGCTCCCGGAGTACCCTTCCTTGATCGTTGACAAGGGGAGTGCTCGGGGGAGCGGAAGGCGGTGCGCGGGTGGGCTCGGGAGGGCTGGAGCTGCCCCCTGGTGACGAGGGTCACGAGGGGAACTCCACTGACGTCCCGACCGGTGCCGTGTCCCTGGCGCGGCCGATGGACGCGACGGGCTCGATCGGCCCGGAGCTGGACTGGGACGCCGAAGCCTGGCGCGAGGTGCGCACCCGCGCCCAGCGGGCCGGCCGGGCCTACATCTGGCTGAACCTCGTCGAACAGCGGCTGCGCGCGGTGGTCGCCGCCGTGCTGCGGCCCGTCTACGAACCCGTGCACGGCGAGGACTGGGTGGTGGCCGCCGCCGGACCGGCCGGCCAGGAGTGGGTGCAGCGCGCGGTGGCCGTCCGCGAGGTCAGCCGCCGCAAGGGCTACCTGCTCGACCCGGCCGACGACAATGTGCTCTCCTTCCTCACCCTGCCGCAGCTGCGCGAACTGATGGTGCAGCACTGGCCCTGCTTCGAGCCGTACTTCGACGACCGCCGGGACGTCGAGCTCGCCCTGGACGAGCTGGAGGTCACCCGGAACGTGGTCTCCCGCAACCGGGCCCTGTCCGAGGCCGTGCTGAGCCAGGCCGAGCGGGCCTCGGCCCGGCTGCTGGAGATGCTCGGCGCGGGCGGGGACGTGCCGTCGGCGCGCCGGCTGCCCATCGACGCGGTCGAGGACCTGGTCGGCGACCGGTACGCCGACGTGGTCGCCGTCCACCCGGACCGGGTCAGGCTGATGCGGCAGTTCCCGGCCGAGGACATCTTCGGCGGCGCCCGACGTCTCGACGCCATCGGCATCGGCCTCAACCTGCTCGTGCAGAACTTCTCCGGCCGGCGCCTGGTGCGGCTGGCCGAGTCCGGCTGCCGGGTCAGGCTGCTGTTCCTCAACCCGGCCTCCAGCGCGGTCAAGCGGCGTGAGCGCGAACTGGGCATCAAGCGGGGCGAACTCAGCCGGGCCGTCGAGATGAACATCCTGCACATGCGCCGGGTGCGCGCCCGGCTGCGCGACCCGGGCGCCTTCGAGATCCAGGTCTTCGACGAGACGCCCCGCTTCACGGCGTATCTGGTGGACGGCGACGGCGCGGACGGCATCGCGGTCGTGCAGAACTATCTGCGCCGCACCCGGGGCATGGAGGCGCCGGTGTTCGTGCTGCGCAACAGCGGCAAGGTGGTCAAGTCGGGTGAGCTGGACGAAGCGGGCCTCTTCCCCACCTACCGCGAGGAGTTCGAGGTGATGTGGGCGGATTCGCGGCCGGTGTCATGAGCTGTGCCGGGTGCAAGGTGGTCCCCCGGCCCGCCGTCGCGGGTAAGCGGAACGCGATCCTCTGATTGTCAGTGGTGCATGGGAAGGTGGGGACCACTGGGGGAACGCACCACAAGAAGGGGGATGGCCCATGGGCTGGCACCGGGAGCTGCTGGTCGGCTTCGATCTGGAGACGACGGGCACGGATCCGCGCGAGGCGCGCATCGTCACGGGGGCCGTGATCGAGGTCAGGGGCGGGGAGCCGATAGGGCGCCGGGAGTGGCTGGCGGACCCGGGCGTGCCGATCCCCGAGGACGCGGTCGCGGTGCACGGCATCAGCAACGAGCGGGCGGCGGCCGAGGGCCGGCCGGCCGACCAGGTGGCGGACGCGCTGGCCGATGTGCTCACTTCCTACTGGAAGACGGGTGTGCCGGTCGTCGCCTACAACGCGACCTTCGACCTCACCCTGCTCTCCGCGGAGTTGCGGCGCCACGGCCTGCCGTCCCTGCGCGAGCGCCTGGGCGGTGCGGACCCGGCCCCCGTCATCGACCCGTACACCATCGACCGCTGGGTCGACCGCTACCGCCGCGGCAAACGCAACCTCGAAGCGGTCTGCGCCGAGTACGGCGTCGTCCTCGACGCCGCCCACGACGCCATGGCCGACGCCCTGGCGGCGGCCCGCCTGGCCGGCGCGATAGCCGACCGCCACCCCAAGATCGCCACGCTCGGTCCGGCGGCCCTGCACCACCGCCAGATCGAGTGGTACGCGCAGTGGGCGGCGGACTTCCAGAGCTTCCTGCGCGGCAAGGGCGACGCGACGGCCCTGGTCGACGGGACGTGGCCGCTGCGGGAGTTGGCCGACGAGCCGGTCTGAGCCGGCGGCCAGGCGGTCACGCTGTCAGAACGGAAACCACCGCACCGTCTCGTCCCCGTCCCTCAAGGACCGCACCCGCCGCTCGAACTCGGCCAGCGCCTTCGGGTTGCCCGGGGCGTGCTGAGCTACCCACGCGCAACTGGCGGTCTCCCGGGCCCCGCGCAGCACACCGCAGCCCTCCCACCCGCGTACGTCCCAGCCGTAGGTCTCCGCGAACGACGCGTACGCCTCGTCCGGAACGCCGTAGCGGTCGTGGGACAGCACCATCACCACGAGATCGTGCTCCCGCAGATCCGCGGACACCGTCTCCAGATCCACCAGCACGGGCCCGTCCGGTCCGACATGCACATTGCGCGGCAGCGCGTCCCCGTGGATCGGCCCCGGCGGCAGATGCGGCGTGAGCGCGGCGGCCCGAGCGGCGAACCCGTCCCGCCGCTCGCGCAGATACGCCGCGTCCGCGGGATCGATCGCGTCCCCCGCGAGCCGCAGCCACCGCTCCACACCGCCCAGCAGATCACGGGCCGGAAGTTCGAAGGGAGGAAGGGGCGTGGCATGCACGACCCGTAGCAGTTCGGCCAGATCCCGCGGCTCGGCGGGCCGCACGGCATCCGGCAGCCGATGCCACACCGTCACCGGATGCCCGTCGACCAGCAGCGCCTTCGGCTCGGCCGCCCGCACCACCGGCACGCCCGCCTCGGCGAGCCATACCGCGACGTCCAGTTCGCGGCGCGCCCGGTCGAGGAGTCCTGGGTCGCGGCCGACCTTGACGACCAGGTCACCGGCGGCGAACACCGCGTTCTCGCCCAGGGCGAGCAACCGCGCCTCCCGGGCCGCACCGGGCAGCACGCCCGCCGCGGCCACCACGTCCCGCGCCCGCGCCTCGTCCATCGTCCGCCTCCGTCGTCCACGCTTCGACCGTCGGGTTCCGGCCATCCACCGGTCAGTGTCGCATCGGCACAGGTCGGACGGCGTACGCGGTGCCTTGACGAGGCAGACGGCCTTCACGAGCATGACCAGGCCGGCCGAGCGTGCAAAAGGGGCTGATTCCTTGACAACGGTGACCGAGGCTCCGCCACCTTCGCCACCGGGGAGGCGGGCCGGCCGCAGACGGTCCGGCGAAGACCGGCCCCGGCGAGCCGTCGACCACGGCGCCTGGTTCCTGGTGCTTCCCGCCCTGATCCCGATCCTCGTCCTCAGCGCCGGACCGCTGCTGTACGGGATCCTGCTGGCCTTCACCGACGCCCAGTCGGGGCGCACCGAGCCCACGCAGTGGATCGGCGCCCTCAACTTCCGCGACCTGCTGCACGACACGCTGTTCTGGGAGTCGTTCCGGATCGGGCTGGTGTGGGCGGTCGGCGTGACCGTGCCGCAGTTCCTGCTCGCGCTGGGCCTCGCCCTGCTGCTCAACCAGGACCTGCGGCTGCGCTGGCTCGCCCGTGCTCTGGCGATCATCCCGTGGGCCATGCCCGAGGTGGTCGTCGGCATCATGTGGCGGCTCGTCTACAGCCCGGACGCGGGCATCCTCAACGAGACCCTGCGCGACCTCGGCATGGGCGGCGGCCGGGACTGGCTCAGCGGGCTGGCGACCGCGCTGCCCGCCGTGATCCTCGTCGGCGTCTGGGCGGGCATGCCCCAGACGACGGTCGCGCTGCTCGCCGGGCTGCAGAACACCCCGCGCGAACTCCACGAGGCGGCGGCGGTCGACGGCGCGGGCGCCTGGCGCCGCTTCCGCACGGTCACCTGGCCCGCCCTTCGGCCCATCGCCCTCGCCATCACCGCGCTCAACCTGATCTGGAACTTCAACTCCTTCGCCCTGGTCTACGTCCTGACCAGCGGCGGCCCGGGTGGCCGGACCCGGCTGCCCATGCTCTTCGCCTACGAAGAGGCTTTCCGCTACGGGCAGTTCGGCTACGCGGCGGCGATGGGCTGCGTGATGGTCGCCGTGATCTCGATCGCCCTGGCCGTGTTCCTCGCCGGCCGCCTCAGGGGAGGTGACGACACGTGAGGATCAGCCGTGCGGCCCGCGTCGGCCAGTACACCGCGCTGCTCGCGTATCTCGTCTTCCTCGCTTTCCCGTTCCTCTGGCTGGTCTCCACCGCGTTCAAGCCGCCGCGCGAGCTGGGCAGCCTGCATCCGACGTGGATCCCGAAGGACCCCACCCTCGGCAACTTCCGGCAGGCCTTCGACGAACAGCCGCTGCTGCACGCCGCGTTCAACTCCCTGATCGCCGCGCTCGGAGCGGCCGTCGTCGCCGTGCTGATCGCGACGCCGATGGCCTACGTCGTCGCCCGGCGCCGCACCCGGCTGGCGAAGGCGGTGACGGGCTGGGTGGTGGTCAGCCAGGCGTTCCCGTTCGTGCTGCTGATCATCCCGCTGTTCCTCGTGCTGAAGAACCTCCGCCTGATCAACTCCGTACCGGGGCTGGTGCTGGTCTACGTGGTGTGGGCGCTGCCCTTCGCGCTGTGGATGCTCGCCGGGTACGTACGGGCCGTGCCGCCCGAACTGGAGGAGGCGGCTGCGGTCGACGGGGCGGGCCGGGTACGGACGCTGGTGTCGGTGACGGCGCCGCTGCTCGCGCCGGGCATCGTGGCGACCGGGCTGTTCGCGTTCATCACCGCGTGGAACGAGTTCTTCTTCGCGCTCGTGCTCCTCAAGACACCGGAGAAACAGACGCTTCCCGTG
This is a stretch of genomic DNA from Streptomyces hawaiiensis. It encodes these proteins:
- a CDS encoding SAV2148 family HEPN domain-containing protein; its protein translation is MGSGGLELPPGDEGHEGNSTDVPTGAVSLARPMDATGSIGPELDWDAEAWREVRTRAQRAGRAYIWLNLVEQRLRAVVAAVLRPVYEPVHGEDWVVAAAGPAGQEWVQRAVAVREVSRRKGYLLDPADDNVLSFLTLPQLRELMVQHWPCFEPYFDDRRDVELALDELEVTRNVVSRNRALSEAVLSQAERASARLLEMLGAGGDVPSARRLPIDAVEDLVGDRYADVVAVHPDRVRLMRQFPAEDIFGGARRLDAIGIGLNLLVQNFSGRRLVRLAESGCRVRLLFLNPASSAVKRRERELGIKRGELSRAVEMNILHMRRVRARLRDPGAFEIQVFDETPRFTAYLVDGDGADGIAVVQNYLRRTRGMEAPVFVLRNSGKVVKSGELDEAGLFPTYREEFEVMWADSRPVS
- a CDS encoding 3'-5' exonuclease, whose translation is MGWHRELLVGFDLETTGTDPREARIVTGAVIEVRGGEPIGRREWLADPGVPIPEDAVAVHGISNERAAAEGRPADQVADALADVLTSYWKTGVPVVAYNATFDLTLLSAELRRHGLPSLRERLGGADPAPVIDPYTIDRWVDRYRRGKRNLEAVCAEYGVVLDAAHDAMADALAAARLAGAIADRHPKIATLGPAALHHRQIEWYAQWAADFQSFLRGKGDATALVDGTWPLRELADEPV
- a CDS encoding phosphotransferase enzyme family protein, with the translated sequence MDEARARDVVAAAGVLPGAAREARLLALGENAVFAAGDLVVKVGRDPGLLDRARRELDVAVWLAEAGVPVVRAAEPKALLVDGHPVTVWHRLPDAVRPAEPRDLAELLRVVHATPLPPFELPARDLLGGVERWLRLAGDAIDPADAAYLRERRDGFAARAAALTPHLPPGPIHGDALPRNVHVGPDGPVLVDLETVSADLREHDLVVMVLSHDRYGVPDEAYASFAETYGWDVRGWEGCGVLRGARETASCAWVAQHAPGNPKALAEFERRVRSLRDGDETVRWFPF
- a CDS encoding carbohydrate ABC transporter permease codes for the protein MTTVTEAPPPSPPGRRAGRRRSGEDRPRRAVDHGAWFLVLPALIPILVLSAGPLLYGILLAFTDAQSGRTEPTQWIGALNFRDLLHDTLFWESFRIGLVWAVGVTVPQFLLALGLALLLNQDLRLRWLARALAIIPWAMPEVVVGIMWRLVYSPDAGILNETLRDLGMGGGRDWLSGLATALPAVILVGVWAGMPQTTVALLAGLQNTPRELHEAAAVDGAGAWRRFRTVTWPALRPIALAITALNLIWNFNSFALVYVLTSGGPGGRTRLPMLFAYEEAFRYGQFGYAAAMGCVMVAVISIALAVFLAGRLRGGDDT
- a CDS encoding carbohydrate ABC transporter permease, with product MRISRAARVGQYTALLAYLVFLAFPFLWLVSTAFKPPRELGSLHPTWIPKDPTLGNFRQAFDEQPLLHAAFNSLIAALGAAVVAVLIATPMAYVVARRRTRLAKAVTGWVVVSQAFPFVLLIIPLFLVLKNLRLINSVPGLVLVYVVWALPFALWMLAGYVRAVPPELEEAAAVDGAGRVRTLVSVTAPLLAPGIVATGLFAFITAWNEFFFALVLLKTPEKQTLPVVLTHFIGAEGVADLGPLAAAAFLATLPSLVVFAIIQRRITGGMLTGAVKS